From Theileria orientalis strain Shintoku DNA, chromosome 4, complete genome, the proteins below share one genomic window:
- a CDS encoding ubiquitin-like protease encodes MLERGKNSILEVLMNNEKRSAEEEVEEKFEEDLGKFIAYSYCKHNFNLDKNEEFDGSLYLLVIKDNRKINFHRIRNYVKYEKKRDMIDVEGESRKVESESTENEVHMLGDEEYEVRLKKNPLNLKTLIVSKRPDKVVERHRLTLIIEASVYAEAHLFNFCCCLEAGNRMNMFYYDPEELNYANERDTITLDNISIREVFSSVKSVYNEEVLRGFSDVYNMLISTLKKGKWKLKGFDEVENLFDSTINNYKHINAINKVVNYDGLRINKCYLDEQIVESFSSFSYLDDSTIDFFNQFTYNYIMSEKQQDSWVILSTYFVTKIKQYKNAKEAYTNTWKWTRKFKRPLPLNHFIFIPINVSQVHWSLVIIAYPKYAIRYHSNKSEKKASIIHLDSLGTKEVDENMCNLLKNYLYEEFDNRCKELKEKGFEFMLDQNCWDSVWPPRGVPLQNNGYDCGIYLIEYIIYLVLNENVFSQIIPKYYEQFNASKVFEPSRSSKWFTQNQIQQRRLNMKQVLKFMKDNPKWSADDEKIKYIIDKMTQQY; translated from the exons ATGTTAGAAAGGGGAAAAAATAGCATACTGGAAGTACTGATGAACAATGAAAAGAGGAGCGCAGAAGAGGAGGTGGAAGAAAAGTTCGAAGAAGACCTGGGAAAGTTCATAGCATACTCGTACTGTAAACATAACTTTAACCTGGATAAGAATGAAGAGTTCGACGGAAGCCTGTACCTGTTGGTGATAAAAGATAATCGCAAAATAAACTTTCACAGAATAAGGAACTAcgtaaaatatgaaaagAAGCGAGATATGATAGACGTGGAAGGAGAGTCGCGCAAAGTTGAGTCGGAGAGTACAGAAAACGAAGTGCACATGCTGGGCGACGAAGAGTACGAAGTgaggctgaagaagaaccCGTTGAACCTGAAGACGCTAATAGTGTCGAAGAGGCCAGATAAGGTGGTAGAAAGGCACAGGCTGACGCTGATAATAGAGGCTTCAGTGTACGCGGAGGCGCACCTATTCAACTTCTGCTGCTGCCTGGAAGCAGGAAACAGAATGAACATGTTCTACTACGACCCGGAGGAGCTGAACTACGCAAACGAAAGAGACACAATAACACTGGACAACATATCAATAAGA GAAGTGTTTTCAAGCGTGAAATCAGTATACAATGAAGAGGTGCTGCGAGGGTTCAGCGATGTGTACAATATGCTCATAAGCACGCTAAAAAAGGGAAAATGGAAATTAAAGGGGTTTGACGAGGTGGAAAACTTATTCGATTcaacaataaataactataaacacataaacGCAATAAATaag gtTGTAAATTATGATGGACTGcggataaataaatgttacCTGGATGAGCAAATAGTGGAGTCGTTTTCGTCATTCAGCTACCTGGACGACTCAACAATAGATTTTTTCAATCAATTCACGTACAACTAC aTAATGAGTGAGAAGCAGCAGGACTCATGGGTAATATTGAGCACATATTTCgtaacaaaaataaagcAGTACAAAAACGCGAAAGAAGCATACACAAACACGTGGAAGTGGACAAGGAAGTTTAAAAGGCCGCTGCCACttaatcattttatctttatacCAATTAATGTGTCGCAAGTGCACTGGTCACTGGTAATAATAGCGTACCCGAAGTACGCAATAAGGTACCACAGCAACAAGTCGGAGAAGAAGGCGTCGATCATACACCTGGATTCACTGGGAACGAAGGAAGTGGACGAGAACATGTgcaacctgctgaagaatTATCTCTACGAA GAGTTTGATAACAGGTGtaaggagctgaaggaaaagggGTTTGAGTTTATGCTGGATCAGAATTGCTGGGACTCAGTATGGCCGCCGAGAGGAGTGCCGCTGCAAAATAACGGCTACGACTGCGGAATATACCTTATAGAGTACATAATCTACCTGGTGTTGAACGAAAACGTGTTCTCGCAAATAATACCCAAGTACTACGAACAGTTCAACGCCAGTAAAGTGTTTGAGCCGAGCAGGTCGAGCAAATGGTTTACACAAAATCAAATTCAACAGAG GAGGCTGAACATGAAGCAGGTGCTCAAGTTCATGAAAGATAACCCGAAGTGGTCGGCGGACGACGAGaagattaaatatataatagataaaatgaCGCAGCaatattag
- a CDS encoding likely GTP/GDP exchange factor for ARF, producing the protein MEREETESLDASTANRNYLNRSLAIRVIKNDAYNVLSVLRSYVNNISGYSATSNLVPILGADATVLKTNEQKLIKKFKKLASAEEDESKHLEMEHLEPFFEVFKTFDNRHIKLLIMCVDALTNMAKSDLLCFEEEEAYESMNKMFGEVLNCFSSASELKEDFLLFKAFDCIGSIYRSHYGNMVNNENTCSMLKRFMTLMSNRNKNSFYKKVMYTKMNEVLLSAFGNERRYERYETDFYRRVNSIFLYVSLMTGLTNQFNYLGYHMEDTYLYIGDRDTMMSLRAHLTPILNGLTSTPTYFNEFTEEMKRMGLGVMLNALEWNLVNLSNANMVPIMQAHLTHSMYKLIFTDSITMYSLVLRSLRNLFNNFRYNLKAQMELFISHLISSVTAHVMEPKRTRADIVEMNMEFLGEFARNADMLVELYLNYDCDLKCTNVYGALVKCLLGCISNCEGDYSTSKSDQAKAKKTTPMKTTTKKTTQQYKAISGAGEAMPQINTEYFALGVIQSIIKYMLTDHKLYINTNPNGCITAQQTHTEYDKLKERAYKDKLVECSIEFNEAKSNKWMERGREMGVFSKNYTEKEVAVFLKNAPELDMNKVGEYLATHKNQEFMDKVRRTFCELNHFAGMPIVMAIRLFLSSFRLPGESQQIERLIEIFSKVYFTAQPLVEQTKESGRRGSMVEGEQAEEETDELKMARWVIQEEFYHKYKAIQQNCKQTALTSVSLNNMRGSSEHWVGDEPDHSELREASSWTSNTEMYDYFLANDTEGLVSSENYRKICEYLKNTPVTLETQTTYNDSIPASNAEAEGANREESTQRSGGTESSRNTQSIGSIWTESQVNDQGPTSTKVKIENKNGFAYIQDYNAIFVLCYSIIMLNTDLHNNQIKNKMKLEDFIRNNRGTNDGKNFSTEFLKDIYNTIKYHEIKLHSTHSPNNSKYEPYLWSDYVLQRQNKLSQYVQLTRHEEKGDEETRKKRAAQRLVLGSTDGSAHLKLKLLEELLESRLLEVLDNLFSNCRTIEMLKKIVELLWLLVRVALKHGNHELMNEVFQLTSVDVSYGLGYKCQISISFALNVMALASEHFDTKSWAKALDIVTRLYCLNLLPATFGALDGDGRLFSSYWSDLTVPSIRFKRLTDRRTSNWLVGLSNLMPFTKVGYGTEGAKGGKKEADGECDETFLFLFDVQMSTKDLLQNKFFDVYLLRNKFSPIYSSEDEATINNVTKTLSSESDREELLPPILTYINLRLAFLNIYKLDDLFMGTITNAELKSFKQFLAVITRNIFKVLVPFQESPRDRDSFRERDSFGNILDPNVMELDRFRAKISAIFNLGIFSRLALHVLTTGTSGTSGTASGTTSEEKRRQLLRCFVEVFYNLSRKLVVKSALEHLPSKEEIYARFGLKDAMAGPEYVRSEYEHEGMEEPLSNYVAFILLNLVLWFVDYFNDHKDMESPTSRSRHAERPGAASDANQNANSNTDPTGNQNCKLDGTLMDLSTWLLHLFINFENKTFNAYLDPMEKLMYNLADSACIAKNKYIVTIMMCAIQRMVNPYLPFGTEQFRKETSKTSGSILTLLLRRSKCLSWNDEYVARLTAQTLLSIGLYSNKTMVPEKEGTASNQRKHGSAPGQDQKNVKEKYAENLLAIQLLIEFNSFAGDENKENLERLWLLSLHSLSILFSIGPREISNEAIKGLNKLLLQQKYPETRCSFTSQVSRIFDHVLAPMLTHNFSYPLPPETEKPLREKRRDRSSANNNYRLANPFQTPEHTNEGGEQWMTRFLSEYINNYAFSDYNDLATRKAAATNLVCHALLSKLNELMTDHQEEAPEEALKASGSSLDDHKEVCEHNCVKRLLVFTQYVLNVIIPSNGEDIKLATAHILGNQQAKNISFDENRLNYGRIAVLTDKTSRRTVAVELKTDCDIVASTQLFESVARKLVKSLVEYLEKRSIDNSGERTHIVKINPGELDSIPIEDSKEDTLRNLLNRTSSQFGKPLVVENIYACEAKVDEVIGSYTHKSVQSSTSKEIVGTRVGLVTVRNKEISKAHLKQLADLIALQAVGDPNYSSMEEFLSLNLLKHDQFNKVLSEVSKQLNVERIEINPKATLREALESVKTQKIPEIKVNAILYINSGKSTIVVNE; encoded by the exons TACTGTGTTtcgaagaggaggaggcgtACGAGTCGATGAACAAGATGTTTGGAGAAGTGTTGAATTGCTTCAGCAGCGCAtcggagctgaaggaggac TTTCTGCTGTTTAAGGCGTTCGACTGCATTGGAAGCATATACAGATCGCACTACGGGAACATGGTGAACAACGAGAACACGTGCAGCATGCTGAAGAGGTTCATGACGCTGAT GAGTAACAGGAATAAAAACTCGTTCTACAAAAAGGTTATGTACACGAAGATGAACGAAGTGCTGCTGAGCGCCTTCGGGAACGAAAGAAGATACGAAAGATACGAAACG GATTTTTATCGCAGAGTAAATAGCATATTCCTGTACGTGAGCCTGATGACGGGACTGACGAACCAGTTCAACTACCTGGGCTACCACATGGAGGATACGTACCTGTACATAGGAGACAGAGACACGATGATGTCGCTGAGAGCACACCTGACGCCGATACTGAACGGTCTGACGAGCACGCCGACGTACTTCAACGAGTTCACAGAAGAAATGAAAAGAATGGGCCTGGGCGTTATGCTAAACGCACTGGAGTGGAACCTGGTGAACCTGTCAAACGCGAACATGGTGCCGATCATGCAAGCACACCTGACGCACTCAATGTATAAGCTGATATTCACGGATTCGATAACAATGTACTCGCTGGTGCTGAGGAGTCTGAGAAACCTGTTCAATAACTTCAGATATAACCTGAAGGCGCAAATGGAGCTGTTTATAAGTCACCTGATATCGTCAGTGACGGCACATGTGATGGAGCCGAAGAGAACGAGAGCGGACATAGTGGAGATGAACATGGAGTTCCTGGGAGAATTTGCGAGAAACGCAGACATGTTGGTGGAGCTGTATTTGAACTACGACTGTGACCTGAAGTGCACGAACGTGTACGGAGCGCTGGTTAAGTGTCTGCTAGGATGCATATCGAACTGCGAAGGAGACTACAGCACAAGTAAGTCGGATCAGGCGAAGGCGAAGAAGACGACGCCGATGAAGAcgacgacgaagaagacgacCCAGCAATACAAAGCGATTTcaggagcaggagaagCAATGCCGCAGATTAACACGGAGTACTTCGCACTTGGAGTAATCCAGAGCATAATCAAGTACATGCTGACGGACCACAAGTTGTACATTAACACGAACCCGAACGGGTGTATCACCGCACAGCAGACACACACGGAGTACGATAAGCTGAAAGAGAGAGCTTACAAAGATAAATTAGTAGAATGTAGTATAGAGTTTAACGAGGCAAAGTCGAACAAGTGGATGGAAAGAGGAAGAGAGATGGGAGTATTCTCGAAAAATTACACGGAAAAGGAAGTGGCAGTATTCCTTAAAAACGCGCCGGAGCTGGACATGAATAAGGTGGGAGAATACCTGGCGACGCACAAAAACCAGGAGTTCATGGACAAAGTGAGAAGAACCTTCTGCGAACTTAACCACTTCGCAGGAATGCCAATAGTTATGGCAATAAGACTGTTCCTGTCGTCGTTCAGGCTCCCAGGAGAATCGCAGCAAATAGAAAGACTGATAGAGATATTCTCGAAGGTGTACTTCACAGCGCAGCCACTGGTGGAGCAGACGAAGGAGAgcggaagaagaggaagtatGGTAGAAGGAGAGCAGGCTGAGGAGGAGACAGATGAGCTGAAGATGGCGAGGTGGGTGATCCAGGAGGAGTTCTACCACAAGTACAAGGCGATACAGCAGAACTGCAAACAGACGGCGCTGACGTCAGTGAGTCTGAATAACATGAGAGGCTCGAGTGAGCATTGGGTGGGAGACGAGCCGGATCACAGCGAGCTTCGAGAGGCGAGCAGCTGGACGAGCAACACGGAGATGTATGACTACTTCCTGGCAAACGACACTGAGGGGCTGGTGAGCTCTGAAAACTACCGCAAAATATGcgagtacctgaagaacacGCCGGTGACGCTGGAGACGCAGACGACGTACAACGACTCGATACCGGCCTCAAACGCGGAGGCTGAGGGCGCTAACAGAGAAGAAAGCACGCAGAGGTCGGGAGGGACGGAGTCATCTAGGAACACG CAGTCAATAGGCTCGATCTGGACGGAAAGTCAGGTGAACGACCAGGGGCCGACGTCAACCAAGGTGAAGATAGAAAACAAGAACGGGTTCGCATACATACAGGACTACAACGCAATATTCGTGCTCTGCTACTCGATCATCATGCTTAACACGGACCTGCACAACAACCAGATCAAAAATAAgatgaagctggaggactTTATAAGGAACAACAGAGGAACGAACGACGGAAAAAACTTCTCGACGGAGTTCCTGAAGGACATATACAACACGATCAAGTACCACGAAATAAAGCTGCACTCGACACATAGCCCGAACAACAGCAAGTATGAGCCGTACCTGTGGTCAGACTACGTGCTGCAGAGACAGAATAAGCTCTCGCAGTACGTGCAGCTGACGAGACATGAGGAAAAGGGAGACGAGGagacgaggaagaagagagcGGCGCAAAGGCTGGTGCTGGGCTCGACGGACGGAAGCGCgcacctgaagctgaagctgctggaggagctgctggaaagCAGGCTGCTGGAAGTGCTGGACAACCTCTTCAGCAACTGCAGAACGATCGAGATGCTTAAGAAGATAGTGGAGCTGCTGTGGCTGCTGGTGAGAGTGGCGCTGAAGCACGGAAACCACGAGCTCATGAACGAGGTCTTCCAGCTCACCAGCGTGGACGTGAGTTACGGGCTGGGCTACAAGTGTCAGATATCGATATCGTTCGCACTCAACGTGATGGCGCTGGCCTCGGAGCACTTCGACACGAAGTCCTGGGCGAAGGCTCTGGACATCGTGACGAGGCTCTACTGCCTGAACCTGCTCCCGGCGACCTTCGGAGCGCTCGACGGAGACGGGAGGCTGTTCTCGTCGTACTGGAGTGACCTGACGGTGCCGAGCATACGCTTCAAGAGGCTGACGGATAGAAGAACGAGCAACTGGCTGGTCGGACTCTCGAACCTGATGCCGTTCACGAAGGTGGGCTACGGAACGGAGGGCGCGAAGGGAGGAAAGAAGGAGGCAGACGGCGAGTGCGACGAGACGTTCCTGTTCCTGTTCGACGTGCAGATGAGCACGAAGGACCTGCTGCAAAACAAGTTCTTCGacgtgtacctgctgaggaACAAGTTCAGCCCGATCTACTCGAGCGAGGACGAGGCGACGATCAACAACGTGACGAAGACGCTCTCGAGCGAGTCGGACAGagaggagctgctgccgCCAATCCTGACGTACATCAACCTGAGGCTGGCCTTCCTGAACATATATAAGCTGGACGACCTCTTCATGGGCACTATCACGAACGCGGAGCTTAAGTCGTTCAAGCAGTTCCTGGCAGTGATAACGAGGAACATATTCAAGGTGCTCGTGCCATTCCAGGAGAGTCCGAGGGACCGAGACAGCTTCAGAGAAAGGGACAGCTTCGGAAACATACTGGACCCGAACGTGATGGAGCTGGACAGGTTCAGAGCGAAAATATCGGCAATATTCAACCTGGGCATATTCTCGAGGCTGGCGCTGCATGTCCTGACGACTGGAACCAGTGGAACCAGTGGAACTGCGAGTGGTACGACAAGTG aggagaagaggaggcAGCTGCTGCGCTGCTTCGTAGAGGTGTTCTACAACCTGTCGAGGAAGCTGGTGGTGAAGAGCGCGCTGGAGCACCTGCCCTCTAAGGAGGAGATCTACGCACGGTTCGGCCTCAAGGACGCGATGGCGGGCCCGGAGTACGTGCGGAGCGAGTACGAGCACGAGGGCATGGAGGAGCCGCTGAGCAACTACGTGGCATTCATACTGCTGAACCTGGTGCTCTGGTTCGTGGATTACTTCAACGACCACAAGGACATGGAGTCGCCGACGTCCAGGAGCAGGCACGCGGAAAGGCCGGGAGCGGCCTCGG ACGCTAACCAAAACGCTAACTCTAACACAGACCCAACCGGCAACCAAAACTGTAAGCTGGACGGCACGCTTATGGACCTGAGCACGTGGCTGTTGCACCTGTTCATCAACTTCGAAAACAAGACGTTCAACGCGTACCTGGACCCGATGGAGAAGCTGATGTACAACCTGGCAGACAGCGCGTGCATAGCGAAGAACAAGTACATAGTGACGATCATGATGTGCGCAATACAGAGAATGGTTAACCCGTACCTGCCCTTCGGAACGGAGCAGTTCAGAAAGGAGACGTCGAAGACGAGCGGCTCAATACtgacgctgctgctgcgAAGAAGCAAGTGTCTGTCCTGGAACGACGAGTACGTGGCGAGACTGACGGCGCAGACGCTCCTGTCAATAGGGCTGTACTCGAACAAGACAATGGTGCCCGAGAAGGAGGGGACGGCCTCGAACCAAAGGAAGCACGGCTCTGCGCCAGGGCAAGACCAGAAGAACGTGAAGGAGAAGTACGCGGAAAACCTGCTAGCAATACAGCTGTTGATAGAGTTCAACTCGTTCGCAGGAGATGAAAACAAGGAAAACCTGGAGCGCCTGTGGCTGCTCTCACTGCACTCGCTGTCAATACTATTCTCAATAGGGCCGCGGGAGATATCGAACGAAGCAATCAAGGGGCTcaacaagctgctgctgcagcagAAGTACCCGGAAACGAGGTGCAGCTTCACGTCGCAAGTCTCGAGAATATTCGACCACGTACTGGCGCCAATGCTGACGCACAACTTCAGTTACCCGCTGCCCCCAGAAACGGAGAAGCCGCTGAGAGAGAAGAGGAGGGACAGGAGCAGCGCGAACAACAACTACCGCCTGGCGAACCCGTTCCAGACCCCGGAGCACACAAACGAGGGAGGCGAGCAGTGGATGACGAGGTTCCTGAGCGAGTACATCAACAACTACGCCTTCAGCGACTACAACGACCTGGCGACGAGGAAGGCGGCCGCGACGAACCTGGTGTGCCACGCGCTgctgtcgaagctgaacgAGCTGATGACGGACCACCAGGAGGAGGCGCCGgaggaggcgctgaaggCGTCGGGAAGCAGTCTGGA CGATCACAAGGAAGTGTGCGAACACAATTGCGTAAAGAGACTGCTGGTATTCACACAGTACGTGCTGAACGTGATAATACCGAGCAACGGAGAG GACATAAAATTGGCGACAGCACATATACTAGGGAATCAGCAGGCTAAAAACATAAGTTTCGACGAGAATAGATTAAATTACG GAAGAATAGCAGTTTTGACCGATAAAACTAGTAGAAGAACCGTAGCAGTGGAATTAAAAACGGACTGTGACATAGTGGCATCAACACAACTGTTTGAATCAGTGGCGAGGAAGCTCGTGAAATCATTAGTTGAATATTTGGAGAAAAGATCCATAGATAATTCAGGAGAAAGGACACACATCGTTAAAATAAACCCAGGGGAACTGGATTCCATACCAATCGAAGATTCTAAAGAG GATACGCTGAGGAATTTGCTGAACAGAACCTCGAGTCAATTCGGAAAGCCACTGGTGGTGGAAAACATATACGCGTGCGAAGCGAAAGTAGATGAAGTGATAGGCTCGTACACACACAAGAGTGTCCAGTCAAGCACATCGAAGGAAATAGTAGGAACGAGAGTAGGACTAGTAACCGTGAGGAACAAGGAAATAAGCAAGGCGCACCTGAAGCAATTGGCAGATCTGATAGCGCTGCAAGCAGTGGGAGACCCAAATTATAGTTCAATGGAAGAGTTTCTGTCACTTAATTTGCTGAAACATGATCAGTTTAACAAAGTGTTATCGGAAGTATCTAAGCAGTTGAATGTAGAGCGGATTGAAATAAATCCAAAAGCAACATTGAGAGAAGCACTGGAGTCAGTAAAAACGCAGAAGATCCcagaaataaaagtaaacgcaatattgtatattaattcaGGGAAGAGCACGATCGTCGTGAACGAATAG